The genomic segment AACTCTCATCGGCCACCGATTCAATTCGCGCCCGCGGCACAGGGGTTTTTGCAACGCAGTGAAGTTTCCACTGTTGCAGAACATCGGCAGGTAGAACTACGGAACGAAAACTGACGCAGACGATTTAAATCGTCCAAGCGAGGCGTGAGCCTCGCGTGACTGCTGGCGTGAAATTATGACAGCCAACAAAAAAGCCCGGCGTGAGGCCGGGCTTTTTGACGCGCTGACCGGATCGACCGATCAGACGATGTCACCAAGATGACTTGGCAAGATTTACTTCGCGAGCTTGGCGATCTGCGCGGTGAGGCGCGAGACTTTGCGGCTGGCGTTGTTCTTGTGAATGATGTTGCGCTGGGCGGCGCGCATCAAGGCGGGCTCGGCAGTCGCGAGTGCCTTCACGGCAGCGGCGCGATCGCCGCTCTTGATGGCTTCCTCGACAGTGCGCACGGCGCCACGCATCTGGGTGCGGCGCGACTTGTTGACGGCGGTGCGGCGGGCGATCTTGCGCGTCGCTTTCTTGGCGGAAGTGGTATTGGCCATGGTCTCAATGTCCTTTGCGGGTACCGGTCGCGTCTTGGTCGGGTAGCGCCGGCTTGCTTGACCGCGTAATCGACGCTCGGATTTAGGGTGTTCGGTTGCTGGGCCGTTCCCGGAACATGAGCGACCGCCTCGCGGCTGTCTCTGAGGCTCCACGGTGACTTCAAGCTCGAGAGAGTCCTGAAGCCCAAGGGGCCTGCAACTGCTCAAAGAACAGCGGCGGCGGGATTGCGCCCACCGCCAGTTGGCGCCCTTATAGAGAGGGTCTTTCGCACCGTCAACGCTTTCGGGGGCTGGAAACGCGCCTTTGGCGGGCCGGTTTGGTGCCGTAACGCCCTGAAGAGGTTGAATTTCTGCCGTCGCCCGGCTATTGGCTGGCATCGTTTCGCAAGGTCGTCCGGTCGGGCGACCATCGTAGGTGAGGCATGATCCGCGGCTTTTTCCGACTGATTGGGCTGTTGCTGCTCGCCGGCGGGTTCATCTTCATGGTCTATGACGGCGCCCGCTGGGTGGCCGACCAGACCCTCAAATTCACCCGTTTCGGCCAGTTCTGGAACGACATCAATCAGGCCAG from the Bradyrhizobium sp. WBAH42 genome contains:
- the rpsT gene encoding 30S ribosomal protein S20; the encoded protein is MANTTSAKKATRKIARRTAVNKSRRTQMRGAVRTVEEAIKSGDRAAAVKALATAEPALMRAAQRNIIHKNNASRKVSRLTAQIAKLAK